One part of the Anaerolineales bacterium genome encodes these proteins:
- a CDS encoding flippase-like domain-containing protein, which produces MTKTERAGSSVLLRLLPGLLVTAAAVAGLFYFIDIDQLGPAIRIADFTWFPLVIGIFLGTLTTRTMAWRTILQERASFKDCFLVLNQAYLLNNVLPFRLGELGRALLISNRAKMGFWEALSTVVVERVFDLGLAAAMLLFTLPLVVGADWARTAAYVSLGLVVVGFAVLFWMASNPKLVPALIERLTGRWPKLREWLVDKAGSFTQGLSALRDGKRFLRVLFWMVMTWLTNVGWYFVLMRAFFPMAQWLWGFFSVAVSSLGVALPSSPGYIGVFEGVLVGALSFFNADPAIALAFAVVGHVTYFAVTGIIGIIGFWQQGESLGGIYRKLLNRQA; this is translated from the coding sequence ATGACAAAAACTGAGCGGGCAGGTTCTTCTGTATTGTTGCGGCTGTTGCCGGGGCTGCTGGTAACGGCCGCGGCCGTGGCTGGCCTGTTCTATTTCATTGATATTGATCAACTGGGGCCGGCCATCCGCATTGCTGATTTCACCTGGTTCCCGCTGGTGATCGGGATCTTTCTGGGCACGCTCACAACGCGTACCATGGCGTGGCGCACTATTCTGCAGGAGCGGGCCTCGTTCAAGGATTGCTTTCTGGTGCTCAACCAGGCGTATTTGCTCAACAATGTGCTGCCGTTCCGGCTGGGGGAACTGGGGCGGGCGTTGCTGATCAGCAACCGCGCCAAGATGGGCTTCTGGGAAGCGCTATCCACCGTGGTGGTGGAGCGCGTTTTTGACCTGGGGCTGGCGGCGGCCATGTTGCTGTTCACGCTGCCGCTGGTGGTTGGGGCTGATTGGGCTCGTACGGCGGCCTATGTGTCGCTGGGGCTGGTGGTGGTTGGCTTCGCCGTGTTGTTCTGGATGGCGAGCAATCCCAAACTGGTGCCAGCGCTGATCGAGCGTTTGACGGGCCGCTGGCCTAAATTGCGTGAATGGCTGGTGGATAAAGCGGGTTCATTCACGCAGGGGTTGTCTGCCCTGCGAGACGGAAAACGCTTCCTGCGCGTGCTTTTCTGGATGGTAATGACCTGGCTTACCAATGTAGGCTGGTACTTTGTGCTGATGCGCGCCTTCTTCCCCATGGCGCAGTGGTTGTGGGGCTTTTTCAGCGTTGCGGTCTCCTCATTGGGTGTGGCGTTGCCCTCGTCGCCTGGATATATTGGCGTCTTTGAGGGCGTGCTGGTAGGCGCGCTCAGCTTCTTCAATGCAGACCCGGCGATAGCGCTGGCCTTCGCTGTGGTGGGACATGTGACCTACTTTGCAGTCACCGGGATCATTGGCATCATTGGTTTCTGGCAGCAAGGTGAATCCCTGGGTGGTATTTACCGTAAACTGCTTAACCGGCAGGCGTAA
- a CDS encoding methyltransferase domain-containing protein codes for MSLPPQSAPSPRQGENPHWWMQLQALPYFRALLRAVEADFYKDFELTAPVFDLGCGDGHFASQVFTQKLDVGLDPAFVSLQEAKRWDAYRGLVQGLGHRAPLPGGHFASALSNSVLEHIPNLHAVLNETGRLVRKGGLFLFCVPNHRWPHNLAIASGLRKLGLKGLADGYVRLFTRVSRHVNMLSPEEWAARLDEAGFDVEAWWHYFPPAALHALEWGHYFGLPSFVARKLFGRWVLAPSGANLALTKRIFAAHANRGADPEGTYTWYVARRR; via the coding sequence ATGAGCCTGCCGCCGCAATCGGCGCCTTCGCCGCGCCAAGGTGAGAACCCGCACTGGTGGATGCAATTGCAGGCGCTGCCGTACTTCCGAGCCCTGCTGCGCGCGGTCGAGGCCGATTTCTACAAGGATTTTGAGCTCACCGCGCCGGTGTTTGACCTTGGCTGCGGTGACGGGCACTTTGCCAGCCAGGTGTTTACGCAGAAGCTGGATGTGGGGCTGGACCCGGCATTCGTCTCGTTGCAGGAGGCCAAGCGTTGGGACGCCTACCGCGGGCTGGTGCAGGGGCTGGGCCACCGCGCCCCGCTGCCTGGCGGCCACTTTGCCAGCGCGCTGAGTAACTCTGTCTTGGAGCATATCCCTAATTTGCATGCAGTGCTGAACGAGACTGGCCGCCTGGTGCGCAAGGGCGGCTTGTTCCTGTTCTGCGTGCCTAACCATCGCTGGCCCCACAACCTGGCCATCGCCAGCGGGCTGCGCAAGCTGGGGTTGAAGGGATTGGCGGATGGGTATGTGCGCCTGTTCACGCGCGTCTCGCGGCATGTCAACATGCTCTCCCCCGAAGAATGGGCGGCGCGGTTGGACGAGGCCGGCTTTGATGTAGAAGCGTGGTGGCATTATTTTCCGCCCGCCGCGTTGCATGCGCTGGAGTGGGGCCACTATTTTGGCCTGCCGAGCTTTGTAGCCCGCAAGCTGTTTGGCCGCTGGGTGCTGGCGCCGTCGGGCGCTAACCTGGCCCTGACCAAGCGCATCTTTGCCGCGCACGCCAACCGCGGCGCCGACCCTGAGGGTACGTATACCTGGTATGTAGCGCGGCGCCGGTAG
- a CDS encoding glycosyltransferase family 4 protein, whose translation MRILTVLTYYRPHTSGLTIYAERLAKALVQRGHEVTVLTSQFEKDLPLEEVQDGVRIRRVPVALRISKGVIMPSIGKLAWDETRKHDALLLHLPQFDAAGLAIRGWLLKKPTVIIYHSDLILSAGLFNRFVNFVINFMNDMAARFTHRISSYTEDFASHSPYLRRFAHKVRVISPAVELPPADAGAAATFAAEHNPAGKRPVIAMATRFAAEKGVEVLLQALPAVLEKFPDALVWFAGQYKDVLGEEEYAQRLFPLIAEYERKGQWKFLGTLAMQDMPSFYKGLDLLVVPSTNSTETFGFVQIEAMMSGKPVVASALPGVRQPVRMSGMGLVSPIGDAHALAANIIEVLSHPEKYRGDANALRAEFSPQTCAARHEALFEEIAREVGK comes from the coding sequence GTGCGAATTCTTACCGTCTTGACCTATTACCGCCCGCACACCAGCGGGCTGACCATCTATGCTGAGCGCTTGGCCAAAGCTCTGGTGCAGCGCGGGCATGAAGTCACCGTGCTCACCTCACAGTTCGAGAAGGACTTACCGCTGGAGGAAGTGCAGGATGGCGTACGCATCCGCCGCGTGCCGGTGGCGCTGCGCATCAGCAAGGGCGTGATCATGCCCAGCATTGGTAAGCTGGCCTGGGATGAGACCCGCAAGCATGATGCGCTGCTGCTGCACCTGCCGCAGTTCGATGCTGCGGGATTGGCCATCCGCGGCTGGCTGCTGAAGAAGCCCACGGTGATCATTTACCACTCAGACCTGATCCTGTCGGCCGGGCTGTTCAACCGTTTCGTCAACTTTGTCATCAACTTCATGAATGACATGGCGGCCCGCTTCACGCATCGCATCTCTTCATATACAGAGGACTTTGCCAGCCACTCGCCGTACCTGCGGCGTTTTGCCCACAAAGTGCGCGTTATTTCTCCGGCGGTCGAGCTGCCGCCGGCGGATGCCGGGGCGGCGGCCACGTTTGCCGCCGAGCATAATCCCGCGGGCAAGCGGCCAGTGATCGCCATGGCGACCCGCTTCGCGGCCGAGAAGGGCGTGGAAGTCTTGCTGCAGGCGCTGCCGGCGGTGCTGGAGAAGTTTCCGGATGCGCTGGTGTGGTTCGCCGGCCAGTACAAGGATGTGCTGGGGGAGGAAGAATATGCCCAGCGCCTGTTCCCGCTCATCGCCGAATACGAACGCAAAGGCCAATGGAAGTTTTTGGGCACGCTGGCCATGCAGGATATGCCCTCGTTCTATAAGGGATTGGACTTACTGGTAGTGCCCAGCACCAACTCGACGGAGACGTTTGGCTTCGTGCAGATCGAAGCCATGATGAGTGGCAAGCCCGTGGTGGCCTCGGCGCTGCCGGGGGTGCGCCAGCCGGTGCGCATGAGCGGCATGGGTCTGGTGTCGCCAATTGGCGATGCGCATGCGCTGGCGGCCAACATAATCGAAGTGCTCTCGCACCCCGAAAAGTATCGCGGCGATGCGAATGCGCTGCGGGCTGAGTTCAGCCCGCAAACCTGTGCGGCGCGCCACGAGGCACTGTTCGAAGAGATTGCGCGTGAGGTGGGCAAATGA
- a CDS encoding glycosyltransferase family 39 protein, with the protein MQEPSVLDYLKALFSGRGVPSVPPLPSGGRRSRVAAARKQPARRSRAKAAAPAFTLAQVPWRSVGAFVLFFVGQVLLAPPGGAAALAASVLLLAAGLAAWGAVEGEWSLPQLAPAEEHKGVAVFRRTPLLAAGVLFVLAFLLSGGNRFNLLNVVCWLGAVGSLLYAFWQPAAKAAKWPSLRSRAAAWLAQPEFKLSLSRWSLLVLLAFGLIAFLRFHQLTATPPEMVSDHAEMLMDVIDIQNGKTSIFFERNTGREPLPFYLAAWVADVFGTGASFLTLKLASALLAFASLAYMYLLGKELGGRWVGLFTLLLTGLAYWPNVLSRLGLNFGLYAALAAPMLYHLLRGLRRSSLNDFLLAGLFMGIGLNGYTAFRIMPLVAAAGLGLFLLHRSSPRARSQALLGAVLLAVVAIVAVTPLLRFAIDNPALVNQRVLTRLGEAEREYPGPAASIFAGNLVKGLGLFNYSGGNLWVVGNVRAPAFDPLSGALLLLGVCLAVMRYARHRHWQDLFLLISIPLLMLPSTLSLAFPEENPAMNRASAAWIPAFLLCALALDALLHGIRARFNGAFGLRLAQLLGVSALGLVALLNYGLFFGEYTRNYTANSWNSREMGQVIADYANSFGSLDSAWVVAYPHWVDTRLVAMEAGKPGHDYAVWPEQLANTASVTAPRLYLLKPEDTLAASTLQQLFPQGVLTTFTSQTPTRDFLLYLVAADN; encoded by the coding sequence ATGCAAGAACCCAGCGTTCTCGATTATTTGAAAGCCTTATTCAGCGGGCGAGGGGTGCCTTCGGTGCCGCCGCTGCCCAGCGGCGGCCGGCGCAGCCGTGTGGCAGCCGCTCGCAAGCAACCTGCCCGCCGCTCGCGGGCCAAGGCCGCTGCGCCAGCCTTCACGCTGGCGCAGGTGCCCTGGCGCAGCGTGGGGGCCTTTGTGCTGTTCTTTGTAGGGCAGGTGCTGCTGGCTCCACCGGGTGGTGCGGCCGCCCTGGCGGCCAGCGTGTTGCTGCTGGCGGCCGGCTTGGCCGCATGGGGGGCAGTGGAAGGCGAATGGAGTCTGCCGCAGCTGGCGCCGGCCGAAGAACACAAGGGCGTAGCCGTGTTCCGGCGCACACCGCTGCTGGCGGCTGGCGTGCTGTTCGTGCTGGCGTTCCTGCTTAGCGGCGGAAATCGCTTTAATCTGCTCAATGTGGTCTGCTGGCTGGGCGCCGTGGGCAGCCTGCTATACGCCTTCTGGCAGCCTGCCGCCAAAGCGGCCAAGTGGCCCAGCCTGCGCAGCCGCGCGGCGGCATGGCTGGCCCAGCCGGAATTCAAGCTCAGTCTCTCGCGCTGGAGCCTGCTGGTGCTGCTGGCTTTCGGGCTGATCGCGTTCTTACGCTTTCACCAGCTGACGGCCACTCCGCCCGAGATGGTGAGCGACCACGCCGAAATGCTGATGGATGTGATCGACATCCAGAATGGCAAGACATCCATCTTCTTTGAGCGCAACACTGGCCGCGAGCCGCTGCCGTTCTACCTGGCGGCCTGGGTTGCGGATGTGTTCGGCACCGGCGCCAGTTTCCTGACCCTTAAGCTGGCCAGCGCGCTGTTGGCCTTCGCATCACTGGCTTACATGTACCTGTTGGGCAAGGAGCTTGGCGGGCGCTGGGTGGGCTTGTTCACCCTGCTGCTTACCGGGCTGGCCTACTGGCCGAATGTGCTCTCACGCCTGGGCCTGAACTTTGGCCTGTACGCCGCGCTCGCCGCCCCCATGCTGTATCACTTGCTGCGCGGCCTGCGCCGTAGCAGCTTGAACGACTTCTTGCTGGCGGGCCTGTTCATGGGCATAGGCCTAAATGGCTACACCGCCTTTCGCATCATGCCGCTGGTGGCCGCGGCCGGTTTGGGCCTGTTCCTGCTGCACCGCAGCAGCCCGCGGGCGCGCAGCCAGGCGCTGCTGGGCGCGGTGCTGCTGGCGGTGGTCGCCATTGTGGCGGTGACGCCTTTGCTGCGCTTCGCCATCGACAATCCCGCTCTGGTCAACCAGCGCGTGCTGACCCGCCTTGGTGAAGCCGAGCGCGAGTACCCCGGCCCGGCCGCCAGCATTTTTGCGGGCAATCTGGTCAAGGGGCTGGGCCTGTTCAACTATTCGGGCGGCAATTTGTGGGTGGTGGGCAACGTGCGCGCTCCCGCGTTCGACCCGCTGAGCGGCGCGCTGCTGCTACTGGGCGTATGCCTGGCGGTGATGCGCTACGCGCGCCACCGCCACTGGCAGGATCTGTTCCTGCTAATCAGTATTCCGTTGTTGATGCTGCCTTCCACGCTCTCGCTGGCCTTTCCGGAGGAGAACCCGGCCATGAACCGCGCCAGCGCGGCGTGGATCCCCGCCTTCTTGCTGTGCGCGCTGGCGCTCGACGCGCTGCTGCACGGCATCCGTGCCCGCTTCAATGGTGCGTTCGGCTTGCGCCTAGCCCAACTGCTCGGCGTGAGTGCGCTGGGGCTGGTGGCCTTGCTGAACTACGGCCTGTTCTTCGGCGAATACACGCGCAACTACACAGCCAACTCGTGGAACAGCCGCGAGATGGGCCAGGTGATTGCTGACTATGCCAACAGCTTCGGTTCGTTGGATAGTGCCTGGGTAGTGGCCTACCCGCACTGGGTGGATACCCGCCTGGTGGCGATGGAGGCGGGCAAGCCCGGCCATGACTATGCGGTGTGGCCGGAGCAATTGGCCAACACCGCCAGCGTGACTGCTCCGCGCCTGTACCTGCTCAAGCCGGAGGATACACTTGCGGCAAGCACCCTACAGCAGCTCTTCCCGCAGGGTGTGTTGACCACGTTCACGAGCCAGACCCCGACGCGCGATTTTCTGCTGTACCTGGTTGCTGCGGATAACTAG
- a CDS encoding GDP-mannose 4,6-dehydratase, translating into MAKKTYLLTGGAGFIGSNYANVLLKRGERVIIFDNLSRKGAERNLAWLRESHGAESFELVVGDVRTAGALREPVARADVIAHLAGQVAVTSSVTDPRTDFEINALGTFNLLEAARFAGHKPFIIYSSTNKVYGEMLEHKLHSSKTRYRYAKLPHGLPETQQLDFHSPYGCSKGAAEQYVRDYARIYGIPSVVFRQSCIYGPRQFGVEDQGWLAWFVIAAVLGKPISIYGDGKQVRDMLHVHDLIAAYDAAVARQKKVAGEAYNIGGGPDFTLSIWKECGPMLEKLLGRKIPVSYGPIRPGDQKVYISDIRKVQKALAWKPKIGVEQGTAELVAWVQAHRELFD; encoded by the coding sequence ATGGCAAAGAAAACCTACTTACTGACTGGCGGCGCGGGCTTTATAGGCTCCAATTACGCCAATGTGTTGTTGAAGCGCGGCGAACGCGTCATCATTTTCGACAATCTGTCGCGCAAGGGCGCCGAGCGCAACCTGGCCTGGTTGCGTGAGAGCCATGGCGCTGAGTCGTTCGAGCTAGTGGTGGGCGATGTGCGCACGGCTGGCGCACTACGCGAGCCGGTGGCGCGCGCCGATGTGATCGCACACCTGGCGGGGCAAGTAGCGGTGACCTCTTCCGTGACTGATCCGCGCACTGACTTTGAGATCAATGCGTTGGGCACTTTCAATTTGCTGGAAGCGGCTCGCTTTGCCGGCCACAAGCCCTTTATTATCTATTCCTCGACCAATAAGGTGTACGGCGAGATGCTGGAGCACAAGTTGCATTCGAGCAAGACGCGCTACCGCTATGCCAAGCTGCCGCACGGCCTGCCCGAGACGCAGCAACTCGACTTTCATTCCCCATATGGTTGCTCCAAGGGCGCGGCCGAGCAGTATGTGCGGGATTATGCGCGCATCTACGGCATCCCCTCGGTGGTGTTCCGCCAGAGCTGCATCTACGGCCCGCGCCAGTTCGGCGTGGAGGACCAGGGCTGGCTGGCCTGGTTCGTGATCGCGGCCGTGCTGGGCAAGCCCATCAGCATTTACGGCGACGGCAAACAGGTGCGCGATATGCTGCACGTGCATGACCTGATCGCCGCGTATGACGCCGCGGTGGCCCGGCAGAAGAAAGTGGCGGGAGAGGCCTACAACATTGGCGGTGGGCCAGATTTCACGCTGTCTATATGGAAGGAATGTGGCCCGATGCTGGAGAAGTTGCTGGGCCGCAAGATCCCGGTGAGCTATGGGCCGATCCGGCCGGGTGACCAGAAGGTATATATCAGCGACATCCGCAAGGTGCAGAAGGCGCTGGCGTGGAAGCCGAAGATCGGGGTGGAACAGGGCACGGCCGAGCTGGTGGCCTGGGTACAAGCTCACCGCGAGCTGTTTGATTAG